In Streptomyces nojiriensis, one genomic interval encodes:
- a CDS encoding EamA family transporter has protein sequence MKRLATVALTALAPISWGSTYAVATELLPPDRPLFTGVMRALPAGLLLTALARTLPKGQWWWKSAVLGILNIGAFFPLLFLSAYRLPGGVAAVLGAAGPLFVVGLAALVLGERASLRTVLAAVVGAFGVSMVVLTAEARLDAVGIVAGVISSASMGAGTVMTKRWGRPEGVGPLAMTGWQLTAGGLFIIPVAALVEGAPPALDGKAFLGYGYMMLINTGIAYWLWFRGIGALSATSVTLLGPLSPLTAAVIGWAALGQALSPVQLVGMAIAFGATVAGQLAAARKPQPFSSTEKNDQNISMDLTDEAVRR, from the coding sequence ATGAAGCGTTTAGCCACCGTCGCCCTGACCGCACTCGCCCCCATCTCCTGGGGCTCCACCTACGCCGTCGCCACCGAGCTGCTGCCGCCCGACCGGCCGCTGTTCACCGGGGTCATGCGGGCCCTGCCCGCCGGACTGCTGCTGACCGCCCTGGCCCGCACCCTGCCCAAGGGGCAGTGGTGGTGGAAGTCCGCCGTCCTCGGCATCCTCAACATCGGCGCCTTCTTCCCGCTGCTGTTCCTCTCCGCCTACCGGCTCCCCGGCGGTGTCGCGGCCGTACTGGGCGCCGCCGGCCCGCTGTTCGTCGTAGGGCTGGCCGCGCTCGTCCTCGGGGAGCGGGCGAGCCTGCGCACCGTGCTCGCCGCCGTCGTCGGGGCGTTCGGCGTGAGCATGGTCGTCCTGACCGCCGAGGCCCGGCTCGACGCGGTCGGCATCGTCGCCGGTGTGATCTCCTCCGCCTCCATGGGCGCCGGCACCGTGATGACCAAGCGCTGGGGCCGCCCCGAGGGCGTGGGGCCGCTGGCGATGACCGGCTGGCAGCTCACCGCGGGCGGACTGTTCATCATTCCCGTCGCCGCCCTCGTCGAGGGTGCCCCGCCCGCGCTCGACGGCAAGGCCTTCCTCGGCTACGGCTACATGATGCTGATCAACACCGGGATCGCGTACTGGCTCTGGTTCCGCGGCATCGGAGCCCTCAGCGCCACCTCGGTCACCCTGCTCGGCCCGCTCTCCCCGCTCACCGCCGCCGTCATCGGCTGGGCCGCCCTCGGGCAGGCGCTGTCGCCGGTCCAGCTCGTCGGGATGGCGATCGCCTTCGGAGCCACCGTCGCCGGTCAGCTGGCGGCCGCCCGCAAGCCCCAACCGTTCAGTTCCACTGAAAAGAATGATCAGAACATTTCGATGGACCTGACGGATGAGGCAGTGCGACGGTAG
- a CDS encoding MFS transporter: MAVFMGKTAASGEAKVAGERSLLLGIGISSVGIGMYIPFSLVFFHHVTGLSLTVVGLVMTVTGLAGLAFMPLAGAAVDRFGAKRVNLLLYGIRALGFALYPLASSLPAFAAVSLVTALADRSFSVVQQSLIGEVARGAARDRLQASTRALQNAGMGAGALLVSGVLALWGTGGFTYTAWGNSLAFALAGLLVGRVRAVRVAPVVPSAGPAGAAAAGYRTVLRDRPFLGLTAVNFLTALGYSALSVLFPLYLSTWLRAPDSLTGAAFTVNTVLCAGIGVLIAGRVRRSGARRTRSAALGALLFAAAFVGQIVLGTLRPGQSATLVALLAIVVVYTLGELVHSPSGGALSVSAAPEAVRGRYLATYQLSYSLAGALAPSLFTALLAVDGRLPWAVLAVAALGAALALLRLERHLPAEAVHAEPPVVREAAALAPAPVTAAVAPAPAAAA, encoded by the coding sequence ATGGCAGTGTTCATGGGGAAGACAGCCGCGTCAGGGGAAGCGAAGGTCGCGGGGGAGCGGTCGCTGCTCCTCGGAATCGGCATCAGCTCGGTCGGGATCGGTATGTACATCCCCTTCTCGCTGGTCTTCTTCCATCACGTCACCGGCCTCTCCCTCACCGTCGTCGGCCTGGTCATGACGGTCACCGGGCTGGCCGGGCTGGCGTTCATGCCGCTGGCCGGCGCGGCCGTCGACCGGTTCGGCGCCAAGCGGGTCAACCTGCTGCTCTACGGGATACGGGCGCTCGGCTTCGCCCTCTACCCCTTGGCGAGCTCCCTGCCCGCCTTCGCGGCCGTCTCCCTCGTCACCGCGCTCGCCGACCGCTCGTTCTCCGTCGTCCAGCAGTCCCTGATCGGCGAGGTGGCGCGGGGCGCCGCCCGCGACCGGCTCCAGGCGTCCACCCGGGCCCTGCAGAACGCCGGGATGGGCGCGGGAGCCCTGCTCGTCTCCGGGGTGCTGGCCCTGTGGGGCACCGGCGGATTCACGTACACCGCCTGGGGCAACTCCCTGGCCTTCGCCCTCGCCGGACTGCTCGTCGGCCGGGTCCGGGCGGTCCGGGTGGCCCCGGTCGTCCCGTCGGCCGGCCCGGCCGGCGCAGCGGCCGCCGGGTACCGGACGGTCCTGCGCGACCGCCCCTTCCTCGGGCTCACCGCCGTCAACTTCCTCACCGCGCTGGGCTACTCCGCCCTCTCCGTCCTCTTCCCGCTCTACCTCTCGACCTGGCTGAGGGCCCCCGACTCCCTCACCGGAGCCGCCTTCACCGTCAACACCGTGCTGTGCGCCGGGATCGGCGTGCTGATCGCGGGCCGGGTCCGCCGCTCCGGCGCCCGCCGCACCCGCTCGGCCGCCCTCGGCGCCCTGCTCTTCGCCGCCGCCTTCGTCGGGCAGATCGTGCTCGGCACCCTGCGGCCCGGCCAGAGCGCCACCCTGGTCGCCCTGCTGGCCATCGTCGTCGTCTACACCCTCGGCGAGCTCGTCCACAGCCCCTCCGGCGGCGCCCTGTCGGTCTCCGCCGCCCCCGAGGCCGTCCGGGGCCGCTACCTGGCCACCTATCAGCTGTCCTACTCGCTGGCCGGTGCGCTCGCCCCCTCCCTCTTCACCGCCCTGCTCGCCGTCGACGGCCGCCTGCCCTGGGCCGTCCTGGCCGTCGCCGCCCTCGGTGCCGCGCTGGCGCTGCTCCGGCTGGAGCGGCACCTGCCCGCCGAGGCCGTGCACGCCGAGCCGCCGGTGGTCCGCGAGGCCGCCGCCCTCGCACCGGCCCCCGTGACCGCCGCCGTCGCACCGGCCCCCGCGGCCGCCGCCTGA
- a CDS encoding MarR family winged helix-turn-helix transcriptional regulator produces the protein MSDDKDAVDAITAQWFAVRPDLETAPMAVFGRIYRITKAMGDAMEQCYARFGISRGEFDVVATLRRSGDPYTLSPRQLSATLMLTTGGMTGRLDKLEKAGLLCRKPDPHDRRGLQVTITERGLALIDEAVTAGLEVQRAALTGLTDDEVAVLTGLLRRLLAAV, from the coding sequence ATGAGTGACGACAAGGACGCAGTGGACGCGATCACGGCCCAGTGGTTCGCCGTGCGCCCCGACCTGGAAACGGCTCCCATGGCCGTCTTCGGACGCATCTACCGGATCACCAAGGCCATGGGCGACGCGATGGAGCAGTGCTACGCGCGCTTCGGCATCTCGCGCGGCGAGTTCGACGTCGTGGCCACGCTGCGCCGGTCGGGCGACCCGTACACGCTCTCGCCCCGGCAGCTCTCGGCCACCCTCATGCTCACCACGGGTGGCATGACCGGGCGTCTGGACAAGCTGGAGAAGGCCGGGCTGCTCTGCCGCAAGCCCGATCCGCACGACCGGCGGGGGCTCCAGGTGACGATCACCGAACGCGGCCTGGCACTGATCGACGAGGCCGTCACGGCCGGTCTGGAAGTACAGCGCGCCGCGCTCACCGGGCTGACCGACGACGAGGTCGCCGTGCTCACCGGCCTGCTCCGCCGGCTCCTGGCCGCCGTCTGA